In a single window of the Massilia oculi genome:
- a CDS encoding PDR/VanB family oxidoreductase produces the protein MEMTQTHINPADTPPDTRLSLLVRQIRFEGRGINSYELVHPQGEDLPPFEAGAHIDIHLPNGMTRQYSLCNAPCERHRYVIAVLRDEKGRGGSKALHDMLKVQDIASVGAPRNNFGLAPGARKVILLAGGIGVTPVKSMAHALEAQGIPFELHYCARNRDCVAFGEQFDAHWEHGSVQFHFDHGKPGEGLDIAALLKDPGDDTHLFYCGPAGFMQACADASRHWPAGAVHFEHFKAPEPAADACAPATAGAFLLRIASTGAEIEVPPERSIAEALEQAGVRVETSCQAGLCGTCRIRYLEGSVDHRDYILGADEQEQWLTACVSRATSPVLVLDL, from the coding sequence ATGGAAATGACACAGACCCACATCAATCCGGCCGACACCCCGCCCGACACCCGCCTGTCGCTGCTGGTGCGCCAGATCCGCTTCGAAGGCCGGGGCATCAACTCATACGAGCTGGTGCACCCGCAGGGCGAAGACCTGCCGCCGTTCGAGGCCGGCGCTCACATCGACATCCACCTGCCGAACGGGATGACGCGCCAGTACTCGCTGTGCAATGCGCCGTGCGAACGGCACCGCTACGTGATCGCGGTGCTGCGCGACGAGAAGGGCCGCGGCGGCTCGAAAGCCCTGCACGATATGCTGAAGGTGCAGGACATCGCCAGCGTCGGCGCGCCGCGCAACAACTTCGGCCTGGCGCCGGGCGCCCGCAAGGTCATCCTGCTGGCCGGCGGCATCGGCGTCACGCCGGTCAAGTCGATGGCGCACGCACTGGAAGCCCAGGGCATTCCCTTCGAGCTGCACTACTGCGCGCGCAACCGCGACTGCGTGGCCTTCGGCGAACAGTTCGACGCGCACTGGGAGCATGGCAGCGTGCAGTTCCATTTCGACCACGGCAAGCCTGGCGAGGGCCTGGACATCGCGGCCCTGCTGAAGGACCCGGGCGACGACACCCACCTGTTCTACTGCGGCCCGGCCGGCTTCATGCAGGCCTGCGCCGACGCCAGCCGCCACTGGCCGGCCGGCGCCGTCCACTTCGAGCACTTCAAGGCACCGGAGCCGGCGGCCGACGCCTGCGCGCCGGCGACGGCCGGCGCCTTCCTGCTCAGGATCGCCAGCACCGGCGCCGAAATCGAGGTGCCGCCCGAACGCAGCATCGCCGAGGCCCTCGAACAGGCCGGCGTGCGGGTCGAGACCTCCTGCCAGGCCGGCCTGTGCGGCACCTGCAGGATCCGCTACCTGGAAGGCTCGGTCGACCACCGCGACTACATCCTCGGCGCCGACGAGCAGGAGCAGTGGCTGACGGCGTGCGTTTCGCGCGCCACCAGCCCGGTGCTCGTGCTCGACCTCTGA
- a CDS encoding class II aldolase/adducin family protein encodes MLDKVKPTTAQAAPISIYQPKQSGLIYPEIPVFDNVADERQHRKERLVAACRAFAQHKFDYGFAGHLTVRDPEFPELYWTNPMCVHFDQVRISNLILADHKGTVVEGDYAINRAGFVLHAAVHEAHPDIMAMCHAHTVYGTAFAALGRPLDPISQDAAAFFEDHIVIRDEAGQVAVEEKAGLAVCDWFKDVKAAIHQNHGLLTASRHSIESAAFWFIALERCCQQQLLVEATGIAPVMVPPDRSRYSREHVGSDYIGWLHFQPIWDQLKRTQPDMFD; translated from the coding sequence ATGCTGGACAAAGTGAAACCCACGACCGCCCAGGCGGCCCCGATCTCGATCTACCAGCCCAAGCAGAGCGGACTGATTTATCCGGAGATCCCCGTATTCGACAACGTCGCCGACGAGCGCCAGCACCGCAAGGAGCGCCTGGTCGCGGCCTGCCGCGCCTTCGCCCAGCACAAGTTCGACTATGGCTTCGCCGGTCACCTGACGGTGCGCGACCCCGAATTTCCGGAACTGTACTGGACCAACCCGATGTGCGTGCACTTCGACCAGGTCAGGATCTCGAACCTGATCCTGGCCGACCACAAGGGCACCGTGGTCGAGGGCGACTACGCGATCAACCGCGCCGGCTTCGTGCTGCACGCGGCGGTGCACGAAGCGCATCCCGATATCATGGCCATGTGCCACGCCCACACCGTGTACGGCACCGCCTTCGCGGCGCTGGGCCGCCCGCTCGACCCGATCAGCCAGGACGCCGCCGCCTTCTTCGAGGACCACATCGTGATCCGCGACGAGGCCGGCCAGGTGGCGGTGGAAGAAAAGGCGGGCCTGGCGGTATGCGACTGGTTCAAGGACGTCAAGGCCGCGATCCACCAGAACCATGGCCTGCTCACCGCCAGCCGCCACAGCATCGAGTCGGCCGCGTTCTGGTTCATCGCGCTGGAACGCTGCTGCCAGCAGCAGTTGCTGGTCGAGGCGACCGGGATCGCGCCGGTCATGGTGCCGCCGGACCGCTCGCGCTACAGCCGCGAGCACGTCGGCAGCGACTACATCGGCTGGCTGCACTTCCAGCCAATCTGGGACCAGTTGAAGCGCACCCAACCTGATATGTTCGACTGA